The proteins below come from a single Erythrobacter sp. SG61-1L genomic window:
- a CDS encoding DMT family transporter produces MLWIPITIGAAFTQLIRNALQSGLTGTVGTLGATMVRFLYAIPFALAAYAVAMLVLGQPMPGLSQPMIGCVLTGAVVQLGATALMLKAMHMRGFAVAYAYIKTEPVLLAVGGWWLLGDRLPLGAWAGILIATLGVLWAAVPRGGGLAAFRGEAAPVLFGVTSGAMFGLSSLSFRAAILTLHGAAPWMAALHVMTCALIVQSTLLLVWLGLTDKDVIVATLKAWKPSLGAGATGMLATLMWFTGLALTAAANVRTLGLVEMPLAALLNRRVSGRHLGRQEWTGLGLVAVGIGVLLQAVV; encoded by the coding sequence ATGCTCTGGATACCGATCACCATTGGCGCTGCCTTCACGCAGCTGATCCGCAATGCGCTCCAATCCGGGCTGACCGGAACGGTCGGCACGCTGGGCGCGACCATGGTGCGGTTCCTCTACGCGATCCCCTTCGCGCTGGCGGCCTATGCCGTGGCCATGCTGGTGCTGGGCCAGCCCATGCCCGGCCTTTCGCAACCCATGATCGGCTGTGTGCTGACCGGCGCGGTGGTACAGCTTGGCGCCACGGCCCTGATGCTCAAGGCCATGCATATGCGCGGCTTCGCGGTGGCCTATGCCTATATCAAGACGGAGCCGGTGCTGCTGGCCGTGGGCGGCTGGTGGCTGCTGGGCGACAGGCTGCCTCTGGGCGCATGGGCGGGCATATTGATCGCCACGCTGGGCGTGTTGTGGGCGGCCGTGCCGCGTGGCGGCGGGCTGGCGGCGTTCCGGGGAGAGGCCGCGCCTGTGCTGTTCGGCGTGACGAGCGGGGCGATGTTCGGCCTGTCCTCGCTCTCCTTCCGGGCGGCGATCCTTACCCTGCATGGCGCAGCGCCGTGGATGGCGGCGCTGCATGTGATGACCTGCGCGCTGATCGTGCAGAGCACGCTGCTGCTCGTATGGCTGGGGCTGACTGACAAGGACGTGATCGTCGCCACGTTGAAGGCATGGAAGCCCAGCCTTGGTGCGGGAGCCACGGGCATGCTGGCCACGCTGATGTGGTTCACCGGCCTTGCGCTGACGGCGGCGGCCAATGTCCGCACCCTGGGGCTGGTCGAGATGCCGCTGGCGGCCTTGCTCAACCGGCGGGTTTCGGGCCGTCATCTCGGGCGGCAGGAATGGACCGGCCTTGGATTGGTGGCCGTGGGCATTGGCGTGCTGCTTCAGGCCGTGGTCTGA
- a CDS encoding DUF2939 domain-containing protein — protein sequence MRKFIVIGAVLVALLAGAWAVASPWIAMDSLRDAAREADREALEQTIDFPALRSSLKDQMRAQIRQEAARRGQSDPMQGAGALLANGFIDGVVDSVITPDGMAALLVTGSLVPKRDGQPAKEIDWDVERTGLSSFRAVPKGENGEAFPALVFTRDGMSWKLAAIDIPEPELAKE from the coding sequence ATGCGCAAGTTCATCGTGATCGGAGCCGTTCTTGTGGCCCTGTTGGCCGGTGCCTGGGCCGTCGCCTCGCCCTGGATTGCGATGGACAGCCTGCGCGACGCCGCACGTGAGGCGGATCGCGAAGCGCTGGAGCAGACGATCGACTTTCCGGCCCTGCGTTCGTCCCTCAAGGACCAGATGCGTGCCCAGATCAGGCAGGAAGCCGCGCGGCGCGGGCAGTCAGACCCGATGCAAGGCGCGGGCGCACTGCTGGCCAATGGCTTTATCGACGGGGTGGTGGACAGCGTCATCACGCCTGACGGCATGGCCGCCCTGCTGGTAACCGGCAGCCTGGTGCCCAAGCGCGATGGCCAGCCTGCCAAGGAAATCGACTGGGATGTGGAGCGCACCGGGCTTTCCAGCTTCCGTGCCGTGCCCAAGGGCGAGAACGGAGAGGCCTTTCCGGCGCTGGTGTTCACTCGCGATGGAATGTCGTGGAAACTGGCTGCAATCGACATTCCCGAGCCGGAGCTGGCGAAGGAGTAA